From the genome of Miscanthus floridulus cultivar M001 chromosome 10, ASM1932011v1, whole genome shotgun sequence, one region includes:
- the LOC136488224 gene encoding classical arabinogalactan protein 9-like — MAYDREAFKLRSENTRLNFPDRPATRSCSPQPATPGRARCRRRSARASLLPRATPLPASYAAARATPSPEPHRRPSPAACAAAAAPPEPRRRRPSHAAAVARPARPISPRPPTRAGGGRRPAPAPPRPARPSKPAQPQPRHAPAPAASLLSRPAARAPPRPRPRARPRPRPDSPSRAPRFALVLARAPPRPRPQARPRSCSDSPSRAPRLALGLGLGLTVGLALGLVLAIGLALALAIAVERNKVY, encoded by the exons ATGGCATACGACCGCGAGGCCTTCAAGCTCCGCAGCGAGAACACGCGGCTCAACTTCCCAGACCG CCCCGCAACCCGCTCCTGCTCGCCCCAGCCCGCCACGCCCGGccgcgcgcgctgccgccgccgctccgcccgaGCCTCGCTGCTGCCACGAGCCACGCCGTTGCCCGCGAGCTACGCCGCCGCCCGAGCCACGCCGTCGCCCGAGCCACACCGCCGCCCCAGCCCGGCCGcatgcgctgccgccgccgctccgcccgagcctcgccgccgccggccgagccacgccgccgccgtaGCCCGGCCAGCCCGCCCCATCTCGCCACGCCCGCCCAcgcgcgccggcggcggccgccgacCCGCCCCAGCCCCTCCACGGCCGGCCAGGCCGTCCAAGCCCGCCCAGCCCCAGCCACGCCACGCCCCGGCGCCGGCCGCGTCCCTCCTCTCCCGCCCCGCCGCGCGcgcccctcctcgtcctcgccctcgGGCTCGTCCTCGCCCGCGCCCTGACTCGCCCTCGCGCGCGCCCCGATTCGCCCTCGTCCTCGCCCGcgcccctcctcgtcctcgccctcAGGCTCGTCCTCGCTCGTGCTCTGACTCGCCCTCGCGCGCGCCTCGACTCgccctcggcctcggcctcggcctcaccGTCGGCCTCGCCCTCGGCCTCGTCCTTGCCATtggcctcgccctcgccctcgccatcGCCGTGGAGAGGAACAAGGTATACTAA